The genomic interval GCTACCATTCCTCGTCCTCCTCGTCTAACTCGCTCCAGTCAGGGACAAACCGGAAGCCGCACTCCGGGCACTCCACCTCTTGGCCTCGATCCTCCTCGGATACCTCTAAGGTGTAGCCGCAACGGGGGCAGTCCACGAAGAAGGCCTCGAGGCCCTCCTCCGTCACCTCCACCTCGAGGGGATCCAGGGAGACCACCTCCAAAAAGGCCCCGCAAGCCTCGCACTCCAGCACGTCCCCTACTTCCAGGGTCTCCATGTCCTCGGCCAGCACCACGCTGACCTCGCCGCACACCGGGCAGGTGATCTCCAGGTCCTCCATAAACCCCAGTCTACTCCCCCGGGAAGCGGCCGTGCTTCTTGTAGTAGTCCAAGAGGGAACCCTCCCTCAAGGCCTCCAGGAGGAAGGGCGGCGGGGGACGCAGGGCAAAGCGCTCCCCTCCCCGCAGCAAAACCCCTCTTTCCAGATCCAGCTCCACCAAATCCCCGTCCTCTAGCGCATCCACCACCTCCTCCGATTCAAAGGGAACGATCCCCAGGTTCACCAGATTGCGGAAGAAGATGCGGGCGTAGCTTTTGGCGATGACCACCTGGATGCCCAGCTTGCGCAGGGCCTCCGGGGCATACTCCCGGCTACTGCCAAGCCCGGCATTCCTCCCGAAAACCAGGATGTCCCCAGGCCTCACCTCCTTGGCGAACTCGGGCCGCAGGTGGGCGAAGGCGAAGGTGTGGAACCGCTCCTCCCCCACCATGAAAGGGGCGTACTTGCCGGGAAGGATGTCGTCGGTGTTGATGTGGTCGCCGAACTTCCAAACCCTAGGCATGGGCTTCCTCCTCTAAAGGGGCCAGGTCCTCGGGGGTAGCGATGTACCCGGCCACCGCGCTGGCCGCGGCCACCCGGGGGCTTGCCAGGTAGATCTCGGCGTCGGGAGCCCCCATGC from Thermus neutrinimicus carries:
- a CDS encoding transposase, which encodes MEDLEITCPVCGEVSVVLAEDMETLEVGDVLECEACGAFLEVVSLDPLEVEVTEEGLEAFFVDCPRCGYTLEVSEEDRGQEVECPECGFRFVPDWSELDEEDEEW
- a CDS encoding homoaconitate hydratase (catalyzes the formation of homoisocitrate from cis-homoaconitate), which codes for MPRVWKFGDHINTDDILPGKYAPFMVGEERFHTFAFAHLRPEFAKEVRPGDILVFGRNAGLGSSREYAPEALRKLGIQVVIAKSYARIFFRNLVNLGIVPFESEEVVDALEDGDLVELDLERGVLLRGGERFALRPPPPFLLEALREGSLLDYYKKHGRFPGE